From the Candidatus Aminicenantes bacterium genome, the window GAGACCGGCCGGATGCGGCGCCCGTTGAGCCGCAAAACGGCGTTCGTGCCGACGCCGTCGGCTTCGAACCAGCGGAAGCCGAATTTCGTCTCGGCCGCGTCGCGCCAGGACTCCGGAGTCGACGCGGCGGGGGCGGAAGGCGCGTCGCCCGCCGCGGCCGGACACGAAATCCGGGCCCGCAAGACATACAGCTTGGGCGAATCCAGGTTCCAGAGCTCGGCCGTCACGGCCTCCAGCGTTTCCGATACATCCACCGTGCCGCCGGCCGGCATCGCCACACGCTTCGCGCGTGAAGCAAGCGCGGCCCCGTCCCTGGCAGGATCGATGATCTCAAAGACCAGATCGCCTTGGACGGGCGAGGGCGAGGCGTTGCGAACCCGGGCGGCGGCCCGGATGCGGCGGACCTGGGGGGTGTTCAAGGCCCAGACATCCTCGATGGAAACCGGATCATGGGCGCTCAGTGCGAGCCCGCGATCGAGACCTCCGAAGCCGTGCCCGGCGTAGAACGAGACAGTTCCCCACTGGAGGAGCTTCGTGTCGGCCCAATCCAGCCGGCCGCCGGGATTGGTGATCCGGACGGCTAACAAGTTTTTCTGCCCGGGCAGGATCGCCTCGCTGACATCGCAGTCGAAGGCGGTCTCGCCGAGGATGTCGTAGCCGACCAATTGGCCGTTGAGAAAGACCTCGGCCCGCAGCCGGGCCCCCCGCACGTGCAGCCGGACGCTCTTGCCGGCGAACCGGGGCGGCACGGCGATCTCCTTCCACCACCAGGACACGCCGCGATAGGCGCCGTTCAGAACGTCTCCATCCGTCCGCTCGAACCAATACTCGTCCCTGTACGGGCGCCGGCCGGCTTCGCCCCAGTAATGCTCTTCGACGGTCGAAGGCAGCGTCACCGGGATGCCGGCCGAACGGTGCAGGCCGCTCCAGCCGCCGGTCGGAATGTTGAGGGGCAGGCTCTTCAGATCGGCATCGGCCGGCAGGAAGATCGCGTCGTCCTTCCAGGCGGCGTCCCGGTCCAGCCAGAGCCGCCAGCCGATGTCGGCGATGGGCAGCGTTTCCTGAGCCCGGGCCGGGGCCGGGCGGACGGCCAGGACTAGGGCCGCGGCCAGAAGGGCTTCGACGAGAATGCGGCGTGCGTTCATGCTATTCCTTGCGCCATTGGGTGCGGCGATAGATCCAGACGGCGGCCGCGAAGTAGACGACGGTCAGCCCGGCCAGCATCGCAAGCTCATAGGCGACGTCGCCGAGCGAAGCCCCAAACGAAAGAATCTTGTTCAGGGCGATCACGGCGTGGGTCGGAGGCAGAAAATCGTTGAGGGCGATCGGCCGAGCGCCGACGACGAACAGGGTCAGCCGATTGAGAGGCATGGCCGCCCCGGAGAACCACATCAGCAGGAAGAAAGGCAGGGTGCCGATGGTCAGCACGGCCGTGGCGTTCTTGCAGAAGCAGGCGGTGAGGAGGCCGACCGCGACGACCGAGCCGACGCACATCAGCGCAACCAGGCCCGCGGCGAGGAACGATCCCCCGCTCCGGAATCCGAGCAGCGCGGCGACGGCGAAGGTCAGGGCGATCGAGGCGGCTCCGATCACGATCTGGGCCAGGCTGACGCCCCCCAGCAGGTCGAAGACAGTCAGGCGCGAGACACGCAGGCGCCGCAGCGTCCGCTCCTCCCGCTCCCGGATGAGCGGCAGGGCCGTGGTGAAGAGCAGCAGGAGGATGGATAGGATGAGGAGTCCCGGAACGTAGGCTTCGAACTCGGTGCGAGGGGCGGCGCCGGAGACGAACTCCTCCCGCCAAGGGAAGGGGGGCTCGGCCCCGCCCGCCGCCCGGACGGCCGCGTCGAGGGCGGTGAAGACGAAGACGGAGGCCACGGCATAAGCGACGTTGCCCGCGTCGCCGGACAGGACGACCGGGGCGAACCGGGACCGCTCGGCCGGCGGGGCGTGGAGCATGCGGCTGAAATCTTCCGGCAGGATGAGAAGGGCCGCCGCGTATCGGTTGCGCAGGTCGGCGTCGGCCGCGGCCCGGTCCGCGACCGGCCGGACGCGAAGCATCGGATCGCCGCTCGGGTATTTCAGCCCGCGCAAGGCCTCCACGACCCGATCCCCTTCCTTGACCGGCTCTCCGCCCGCGAGGACCACTCCGCCGTCCCGGTTGAGGACCAGAACCTTATAAGAAGTCGAGCCGCCGCCCGCGA encodes:
- a CDS encoding ABC transporter permease, whose protein sequence is MRLLAYFGKTVREQVRDLASLSMVLVLCPFFVFLYWLIAGGGSTSYKVLVLNRDGGVVLAGGEPVKEGDRVVEALRGLKYPSGDPMLRVRPVADRAAADADLRNRYAAALLILPEDFSRMLHAPPAERSRFAPVVLSGDAGNVAYAVASVFVFTALDAAVRAAGGAEPPFPWREEFVSGAAPRTEFEAYVPGLLILSILLLLFTTALPLIREREERTLRRLRVSRLTVFDLLGGVSLAQIVIGAASIALTFAVAALLGFRSGGSFLAAGLVALMCVGSVVAVGLLTACFCKNATAVLTIGTLPFFLLMWFSGAAMPLNRLTLFVVGARPIALNDFLPPTHAVIALNKILSFGASLGDVAYELAMLAGLTVVYFAAAVWIYRRTQWRKE